One Halanaerobium hydrogeniformans genomic window, CTGGCAAAAATCGATCTGGAAACAGATATAACTGAAATAATAGATTTGAGTGATCAAGAAGATAGTTTGGAGAATATACTTTCTCCAGAATTGATTAAATTTGAAAAACTTTTATCTTTTAAAGAGAGCGGTATTTACAGATTTTTAGAGGAGCTTTATAAAAACAGCTTGAGCTTTAAGATCAATAGAGATGGTTTTAAGCTTGACTTAAATCAACTGCTTAAAAGCAGCTATAATAAAAAATTCCAGCTTTACTATAACTTGAATGAAAAAGATCTTCAGGATTTGAAATCTTTTTCTAATTATGAATATGTATATCTTGACCGAGAAAAAATAAATTATTTGGATAATGATAAATTTAAACGGATAATTTCTGATCTTAAAACTTTAAAAACGATCAATAATATTGATGATCTGATAGATTATTTAAAAGAGCTGAATTTAGAAGTTCTCAAAGAGGATAAATATCAAAACAGGGATTTAGAGCAGCTTTATGATTCACTGATGGAGCTTAAAACCATCTCACTGCTGGAGTTAGATAATTTTTTAAAGTCGGAAAGCAGTAAAGCAGTACAGTTATTTAAATTAATGCTTGATTATATTGGCTTTAAAAAACTAAAAAGCAGAAGCAATGAAGAAAGTCTTAAAGCGGTAGTAAAAAAAATGGAGCAGACCCCCTATAAAAGCAGGGAAAGAGTGCTGATGATCAATGCAAATCAGGGTTGTTTACCCAAAGAATTTAGGATCGATACTTTTTTAAGTGAAGCTGACCTAAAGGGGCTTGATCTGGAATTAAAAGAAGTAAACTACCTTAAACAAAAGTATGATTTTTTCTCTCATATTTTTAATGCAAAACAGAGTGAATTATTCTATATTGAAAATATAGATAATAACACTACTTCCAGTCCTTTTATCGAAGAACTTAAATTGAGATATCAGATAGAAGATACAGAAAGTGAATATCAGAGCAGCAGACAAAAAGAAATTCTGGCCCGGTTATTTAAAGCAGATGGTTATAAAAACTATCAAAGTCAGTTTAGTAAAAAATTACTGCAGGAAGATGAAATGCTTATAGAGCTAGAAGATTTCCCCCAGCAGAAACTTTCTATAAGCCATTATCGCTTGGAAAATTTAAAGCGCTGTCCTTTTAAATTTTATATGAATGATATAGCCAATATAGAGTCAGAAAAGCTTGAGGTGGACAGACAGCTAAGTATGCTGATGATCGGCTCTATAGCCCATGATTTTTTTGAGCACTGTATAGAAGAGTTCGGTATACCACTTAAAAACTGCAGCAGGACTAAATTAGAAGCAATCTTAAAAGAAAAGTTGGAAAAATATGACCTGCAGATCCACGACTATTTTAAAAAATATTATCATGCCATCCTATTTGATAATTTAATCGATTCTCTTTTTAGTTTAGATAAAAGTATTAGCAGTCGAATCGAAAAAATTGTTGAAGCTGAAACCGAGCTTAATCTAAAAAAACATGATATCTTCAAAAGTGAAGAAGGTATCTCAGCCTATATAAGTGGTCGACCAGATATATTGATCGAGGCTGAAGATGGCAGCAATTATATAATCGATCTTAAAACCGGGAGCGGCAGCATGGAACAGCTGGCCCTTTATTCACTGATGTTGAACTTTAAAGACAGGGATTTCAGCACGACTGTAAAAGCTATTTATAAGATAATGGATAATGAACTGGAGATCGACAGAAAAGACCGAGAAGAGAAATTAGAAATTAAAATTAAAGAAGAATTGAGCGAACTTTTCGAAGAACAGAGATATAAAACGATCTATAAATCGGACTGCAAGAAACATTGTGACTACTATGAAATATGCAGGGTTGTGGTAAAATGAATAAAATATTAAAGGCAAGTGCAGGTACAGGTAAAACTTACAGGCTTTCTCTGGAATATCTTAATGCTGTATTTGAAGGCACAGATTTTAGAAATATTGTTGTGATGACCTTTACCCGTAAGGCAACAGCAGAAATACGGGAAAGAATAATAGAACATCTGAAGAACTTAAAAGAAAATGGAATAGATTCTGATGTCTACGAAGAACTTAAAAAAATAAGCTCACTTACGGGAGAAAAAATACTGCTGCAGGTGGACAGTGTTTTTGAAGAAATATTGAGCAGCAAAGAAAAAATAAATGTCTATACAATAGACAGTTTTGTCAACAAAATTTTCAAACGTTCTATAGCTCCTTATTTAGGTATCAAAACCTATGAAGTAACCGATAAAGATGAAGAGAGTGCGGAAAAAGTATTTAAAAAAATCTTAGAAGATGAGCAGGTCTTTGCTCAAATGGAAGGTTTTCTAACAGAGAACAGGAGTCGGAGGATAAAAGATTATACCGATATCATAGCTGATATAATCAATCAGC contains:
- a CDS encoding PD-(D/E)XK nuclease family protein, which encodes MEFNYLDYGEDLIEESVSLKKPAVYVFDNFATMVEAQGYYDKNKELFSSDSLFIMKEDLWDKLFFSDKTLIKEDKLKLIFYGILSQKDKEFFKIDNYSESIDTAYEFFHFYDFLSQHKLEPAEFKLQAKWQQQRLERFAEIRKRYEAYLEENNLIDRNLKKDFKNFSTQYIDKFKHINFINILYFNNFEEELLQSLENDGKNITHILQLKESDFDKNKLRMNALSFPGSLDTEIKIYQSKERILELVNALAKIDLETDITEIIDLSDQEDSLENILSPELIKFEKLLSFKESGIYRFLEELYKNSLSFKINRDGFKLDLNQLLKSSYNKKFQLYYNLNEKDLQDLKSFSNYEYVYLDREKINYLDNDKFKRIISDLKTLKTINNIDDLIDYLKELNLEVLKEDKYQNRDLEQLYDSLMELKTISLLELDNFLKSESSKAVQLFKLMLDYIGFKKLKSRSNEESLKAVVKKMEQTPYKSRERVLMINANQGCLPKEFRIDTFLSEADLKGLDLELKEVNYLKQKYDFFSHIFNAKQSELFYIENIDNNTTSSPFIEELKLRYQIEDTESEYQSSRQKEILARLFKADGYKNYQSQFSKKLLQEDEMLIELEDFPQQKLSISHYRLENLKRCPFKFYMNDIANIESEKLEVDRQLSMLMIGSIAHDFFEHCIEEFGIPLKNCSRTKLEAILKEKLEKYDLQIHDYFKKYYHAILFDNLIDSLFSLDKSISSRIEKIVEAETELNLKKHDIFKSEEGISAYISGRPDILIEAEDGSNYIIDLKTGSGSMEQLALYSLMLNFKDRDFSTTVKAIYKIMDNELEIDRKDREEKLEIKIKEELSELFEEQRYKTIYKSDCKKHCDYYEICRVVVK